The following coding sequences are from one Blastocatellia bacterium window:
- a CDS encoding RAMP superfamily CRISPR-associated protein, protein MSWDYYAWLAANSNQKEQLNPPQGLAAGHVDALSVSFFGDNTNREITRQTYIQFASRSFSFPDCVRDSEPNFGDLVSARWLGLQVDFKLLTPWYSKDDRVFHVLDNPVRKDRVFGVPFMSAASWKGMLRWACRMQAGLREHLENGKRFEDWRDPDWILHLFGNEKGEEETFHQGALVFYPTWFDRIGFEVINPHSRERRAGTQPIYYEVVPGRKPRPDNPGEHEEGGKGSLYLLYAPWPGMKPAVDTIDFLPKLLEAIETLLTTYGISAKRTVGWGTAQITKWKAFRKGQKTVERDSREQLWQTINAWFQGGGAP, encoded by the coding sequence ATGAGCTGGGATTACTACGCATGGCTTGCAGCCAACTCAAACCAAAAGGAACAACTCAATCCACCGCAAGGGCTAGCTGCGGGTCATGTGGATGCATTATCGGTGTCGTTTTTTGGGGACAATACGAATAGGGAAATAACAAGGCAGACCTATATTCAGTTTGCAAGTCGGTCGTTCTCGTTTCCAGATTGTGTAAGAGATAGCGAACCTAACTTCGGGGATCTTGTCTCAGCCCGCTGGCTTGGCCTTCAAGTAGATTTTAAGCTGCTCACCCCCTGGTACTCTAAAGACGACCGCGTCTTTCACGTTCTCGACAACCCAGTGCGCAAGGACCGAGTGTTCGGCGTGCCGTTCATGAGCGCAGCGAGCTGGAAAGGGATGCTTCGCTGGGCCTGCCGCATGCAGGCTGGGTTACGAGAGCACCTGGAGAATGGAAAGCGGTTTGAGGATTGGCGTGATCCCGATTGGATTCTCCATCTTTTTGGGAACGAAAAAGGCGAGGAGGAAACCTTCCACCAAGGAGCGCTGGTCTTCTACCCGACATGGTTTGACAGGATCGGCTTTGAGGTTATCAATCCCCATAGCCGCGAGCGCCGCGCCGGCACCCAGCCCATCTATTACGAGGTCGTCCCAGGTCGAAAGCCCAGGCCCGACAACCCCGGCGAGCACGAGGAAGGTGGAAAAGGGAGCCTATACCTCCTCTATGCCCCTTGGCCGGGGATGAAACCGGCGGTCGATACCATAGACTTCCTGCCCAAGCTTCTGGAAGCCATTGAAACCTTGCTCACCACCTACGGCATCTCCGCCAAGCGCACCGTGGGTTGGGGAACAGCCCAAATCACAAAATGGAAGGCCTTCCGTAAAGGGCAAAAGACTGTCGAGCGTGATAGCAGGGAGCAGCTTTGGCAAACGATAAATGCCTGGTTTCAGGGGGGAGGCGCGCCATGA